aataatatataatataatatattacattattttaatataaaatactaatataatatagttactatattattatatataataatattatatgttatattaatataatattaattatatttatataattaatataatataatataatataatataatataatataatatattttaatatagtatattataatattataatataatattataaaaaataatataatataatataatatattacattattttaatataaaatactaatataatatattataatttgttattatatataacaatattatatgttatattaataaaatatattattataatatatttaatattcatatattaatatattacaatatattacaatataataatataacaatataattaatatattgttatatagaataatattcatataatatatattataatatattaatataatatataatattatatgataatataataataaattattataatataatcaatatactatattattatatataataatatatattatatactatattatattaatataagatattaatataataaatattattataatatataataataatatatagcaatataatattataatataataatataatataatttattgttatatataataGGATAGGATTtatgtaatatatattataatatattatcatatattatattattgtaatataatatggttactataaaaatataataaaaatataataatagtatattatattataatatatcgtattattatatataataagagGAGGGTGAGAACCGTCAGGGAAGAGGGAGTGGAGGGATgggttttgtgtgatttttttttgaggataattttgtctaaaattttttttgcaacatTGTCAAACAAGTGATAATCTAGATAGCTATCTCTCCCTAAAACAATTCAGATTATCTCTTGAATTGCCAAGACAATCTGGATTGCTATCCAAAAAGCATACTAAATACAGTAATCCAGCAATTTGAATAGATTACCGCTATCAAACGCAACCTAAGACTTTttgcattttatttttctttttttcttgataacAATTGTTATTTTGCACCCATTTTGTAGAGTAATACTGTGATAACCCGACCCACTGGGCCTAAAGCCACAAAGCccactcagaaaaaaaaaaaaaaaaaggggagaagactcctcaggagtcttcttcctcctctcaccggctcccaatcagagtcggaaagagccccctccggctctatttaaagaggagaatcctcctctctccctctcaccgaagatTCGAGACCcatcggcggcaatcgtcggaaaaccacCACGGAGCCCCGTCCTTGTGCCGTCCATTTTGCTTACCAAAAAAGTCTTGCCGGCgttgaaggtgagcctcctcctcttcctctcttctccttctttctccccgtgcccgtgtgcacgatcgccgACGATTGGAGTTgccggatttctttgagaaagggattcggtcccttttgaatgtttgggtgccggtggtcaccgccggccACCAGCTTAGCCTTCCTCTTGCCGTTGGGTCGCCCCtcttcctgccgacggccgccccatgccAGTTGCACCGCCGGCtggccagccaacaggggattgtgagatcccctgtttcggcccaaaggaagcccgagaagaagaaaagaaagagaagaagaaggaaaagaaaagaaaaaaaaaagaaaagaaaaaaaaagaaaagaaaaagaaaagaaaaagaaaaataaaaaaaaaaaaataaatatatgtgagagaaagtttctctcatctctctcttaggtctttctctctctagaattgaactttctctctctaccttctctctacattttctctctctagattttcttcttattttctctctctagaccctttatctctttttatgattttgtctctctagggtcattctctctctctgattgtatcacagaccttaggataaacttgagatgaaaatatgataatctgagactgctccaaaattcgtacAGTAGATCGGATTTCCATTCGATcttttttcgaaattgataacatcaatcatggttaatccatattaagtcaccctgatataacctctaatgatctcaatcatgattgccatttttgaaagatacgaagattctctctccactttctctctctactttctctctcatgaccgactttctctctctaagaaggtctatgaatcctatatcgagtcatgccttcatcttttagggactcatattgactctaataagatgatccgaagttgcttGATATTCGTGCTGTATGTCAATCTCATTTGgtcatatcaagtatttttcaaacccattattaaagaatcctattgattgatcttgaccttaattcgatctgtgcttcacgatttcttgatcaggttacttaaatctgaccctcagatcagagatcctgaattgctctggtatctggatggaccgacacatccggacaacagtcctctttccttatgatttaatcttattatatttatggaatagaaattgatgatgatttgatattttaaataggattagctgattcttttaacgaagtctgaagatctaagatgaacgaggtaagtagatcttatgctccttatttatttttaaatgatcatatttttatgcaaagaattgctattgatgaaatcataattttttataaaataaagatcggcatatgtgatatgaaaaagtatgttttattatgagcattgatttcatgaatatgtcttatgaaaatagcatgattatgaagcataaatttcattgtttttctatctatgtatatgtatgttttaagaaaaagatataatgatttcaaaggctcttagatggctatgaatgaatcccttcgggaaggtcgacatccggagctagcatccacacgaaacatggccctgccagcgggtataaagttggcacatgaattaagaactctgtcgattaagaaacatggccttgtcacgggtataatagtgaccttagcacgaatatctgtgagtaatgttttgaaacatgacatgaatacatgatgaaaatgatttacgattcatgattgtgaaatatacatgatttatgcatgcatgatgagtttataacttgttttgttatatgcttatgaaatgctttattttgtattacctgctattttctaaatattgcattatcatgaaaaacttatgtttgatccgataagaaagcgcatgttctacttactgggctagtgtagctcatattctttttattttctttttgtttgaacagagaaataaggttaggatcggcaaaagaaatccaagcttgaagatcgcatAGCAAGTTTAAAAATTTGGCAGcagaattttaatttattttataatcatggatttgtagttatttatgaatgttgagattcgagttagtacttgcttttggatttagatgttctgaaccaatattggttcgattatttgatgaataatagaattgaaccttTTTATTTGagggattttagatgattatgatggattgacttcgtgttatcgtgggctccatccctcgtaaCATGACCATATTATGTTTCGAATTTGGGGGTGATAAATACTAAGCCTTTCTTTTGCATCTTTCATTTATTTTCAATGAAGGATGAAGCATTTACCATCCCTCGAGTGCACAATACTGACAGCagaattcttaaaaaaaaaaaaaaaaaaaaaacaaggaaaaagagaaagttgAAAGATACCAAAACATCATTTGAAGGAGATTCTATAACTACCGTTCAGTAGATCAAAATCCACCCAACTATTGCTCTTACAACATAGCCCAAATATTTGGGAAATTGCCGACATATTGCAAAGGTTTGGTGCCAGCCATGCTTTCTGAGGAAGCAGTCAATCACTGGATTAGCTGGCTTGTTTGAAAGCCACAGCCTATTATACAACTTCCTACACTTACAGGAATTGCCAATATATCTTTAAACAACAATTGAACAACATAAAAAGCACATTCGAGCTCCGATCttgattaatatattatttaatatttgtaTGCATGTTAAACTATCAAATTGAGTCTTTGATGTAGATTTTTGAGATAGATCTATTTATTTTAATCAATCTACCTTCTTTTCTGATGATATAATTTTGTTTGATATGCCGTGATTTAGTGAGAACGTTGATTGAATCAATGTCTAATTTGAGCTATACTCCTTTTAGTTGCATTGGAAGTGAGTTTGGATCGATCCGAACCTTTTACTAGTTTATACCTTTGTTTTGGTCCAATCAAATTCTCTCCTcattatataattttgatatcatCCAAGCCTCCACATCCAAGCCCAGAGGTTATGAAGCAATATTCTAATTGatggatttatttattatttatttatttcactcTTTTGCCGGACAAGAGACAATGAAGGGCACATGAAGCAATGCCATATCTTCCACCCTCCTCCAGCTGGATTTAAGGTGGCAAGATGAAGCCAGACCAACACCTTCAAACCCATCCAAAGAATAGCTGGCATCAAACAAAATAAGATCAACAGAGCAAAAGAATCATGggtgtagaaaaaaaatttccagAACAGCTCACACTAACCAAGCCATGACTCCTCCAATCTAAATTCAAAGAAGTCTAAATCTCAAGACCTCCAACTTAATTCCTAACAGATTATTCAAGCACCTAACAGGCCCTAGGGCTAGGATTAATATAACACCTAAAGGACTTGTAGATTATGGGAGACAACTAAACAATGTGGGGGATAGCTTTTTTTCGATTCCCACCATTAGGAAACATCACTGCAATCGGGCAGAACCTACACCAGACAAGGCCTGTGATGCGTGATGATCGCGTCTACCAACCTCCAATGGACGAAGATGCAtcgaaaaatcttccatcaccctTGCTGGCTCATAttgagaaattatatcctacaccTGATGTACCAAGAAGGTGAAGcgcttgcttcttcttcttcttcttttttccttcttctttgtgTCCAAAATATTCATATGGCTGAAATGAATTGGCCTGGTATACTGCTGAgatgatacatatatataatttctcATATTTCTAGCCAATACAATGCAAGAGACTGCTCACAATTTAATTCTCTAGCAGAGGGTTCCTTCAACCACACACCAAAAGGAATATGTAATTAAGAGCCCGTCGCGTTCCAGTAGCAAAAGATCCAGAAGTCGCTCTCAGCAACTGTTGGACCCCACGATCTATTATTCCTCACAATTATTGAACCCACCATGTTCACGTGATACCAGCCAGGGAGAGAAAAAATTGCATTAGAAATCATAGCCACCCTTTCCTCCATACTTTATTAGACAAAGGtctctccaaatcattcaccagTCCAAATCGGTCAAAAGAATCGCCTTTTTATAATTCATAACATAACATAAAGACCATGATGGagcttaaaaaaaaagatttatgtaTAAGATTAATGGAGGAAAGAGTAAAGGCGAATGGaacctcttaaaaaaaaaaaaaaaaaaaaaggagtgaaAGAACTGGTGAGGGAAACCAAATCAACAGAAGCCTAAAGAGTATGAGAACAACCACATCTTTACACATCAATCTGGGGTCCTCCAGCATTCCTTCTCCTTCCCCATTCTTTACCTCCTTTTCCCAGTATTGTTTGGAGGATCCTCTACCAGAATACCAGGAGAAAGCAAGCTAAGACTTCAGAGAAGATTCAGTACTACTCCAGGGCACCCTCAAAGAATGCTGAAACGATTTGCCGAGTTTTTGGTGATTGGCTACGTTCTGATGGATCCAATTGTATCCTTCTCAAACTGCTTGATGGTGCCGGCTATACGCTTCATATTATCATCATACACATATGGGATCTTCTCAAACCATGTTACATTGCCTTTGGGTGGCAAAGGAATGAATTCCCTGCATGGCTCTCCCAACACATTGATGGAATTGTGGTAGTGGTAGTATCGGATCATGTCCTCTGTCTTGTGGGTCGTCTTTCCGATGACATTCTCCGACATGTGAACTCCGGTGGCGTATGCTTTCCTCGCCTGAATGGCATATTTACGGTCTCGCCGCACTCCGGTGATTGAGTTCCGGAAGACCAGCTTCTCAAAGCCCCATTCCCTGGATATCCACAAGAAAGCTTTCAAAATCCAAATGGAACAAAGgaacaatctcctactttctcAGTAACAGCTCATTCTAATACAGCATGATACAAAACAAACATTGATCCAGCTACTTTCGTACcacaagaaagaaaaatatgttaCTTATGTATGATGTATGAGTATATTTAAAGAATGAGAACTTGATAATATATACAAATTAAATCATGGAAAGAAGGAGCATGGATCAATACTGGATATGGAGATCTTAGTAAGGCTCTTATTCTTCAATACAAATGTAGTCCTGAATGATACAGGTAAATAAAACACAAATCTGCAACGAAAATAAATTAAGAACAAGACATGCCCCCAGTTTTGCAACATTATCTCTTATTATTATTCATAAGACAAGCATGAAATAAGACCAAATCAACAAAATTCCTACATGATAAACTGTAATAAATAGAGGTTCACTTTATTCAATATTCTTGGAGCTAACAACTATTGGCAGTCTATTCCTAACATCAGGAAAAGTAAATCATTACAAATACACAAACTACAAAGAGATCCAACCAAGACTGCATCCTAACATTACATCAATATAGTTCGTTTAcctttttgagaagatttttgagTTCACAACCATTCAGATCATACAAATTAAACCTATAAAATCAAAAGTTCTCTCCTTTCTCCTGGATGCGTTACCTCAAATTCCTAAAAAGCATTTTCCAATGCATCCAACGGATCACAATACAGAAAAAATTGAGATATAGAAGAAATTAAAATAGGAGTAACTTAGAACACGATTTCTTCTTCTGGTTCTTTTTTGGGGATGCAGAActtttaaaagttttttttttcttgaaacaaAAAGGGAAGACCAGAACAATCTATACTCGTCCTTTCATTCCCGAAATGCATAAACCCCCTTAATAAACTCCTTAGATTCTATTGCTTCATTGAGGATCTTCAAAGTTATAAACTTTATTAAAATCTTGACCAAGAATGGCATACCCCTGTCTCTAAGGAACAAAATTATtcttaaaagaatcaaatttttcatTAGTATAGAATTAGAGAGCTCACTTGGAGTGGTCCTTCTTAGGATCCAGCACACACAGCTTACTTGACATAGGATTCTGCTCAATGGTGAATTGAGTATACCCTGAGAGCTTGTCGAGCACCGACGCCAGCGTCCGCCCCTCCGGCAAATACAAGTACTCATCGACATCGAAGAAGAAGGTCCAATTGGCGGCGTGCCGATACCGGTGGAGGCAATCATTCACCACCAAGAACTGGTTGTAGTAGTAGCCATCATACTCCGCCTGCGCACGGATGTCCTGCACCGTCGCCCGCCCAGCTTTCACCCACGGCTCGAGCACTGCCTTCACCTCCGGCCGGATGCCACCGGCGTCGTGGAAGACGAAATGGGAATTGGGACCAAAGAAGTGAGCGTGGTAGGCCATCCATTCTCTCATCCTGCTAGCACTCAAATTCCCATACAAGGAGGAGCCACAGTAGAGGTATTCATACTGGAACGGTGGCTGGTAATGGGATTCGTTGTAGGAGCCTGGAGACTCCTCCAAAGCCACGAACTTTTCATAGCGGCGAGAGGTGGTGGAGTAGTAGGCGTGGAGAAGAAGCTTGCCGCCAGCGTTGTCGGAATTGGGGTTGTAAGGGAAGGTGCAGTTGACGACGACGACGGTGTAGACGCGGCCGTAGCCCCAGTCGGGGAGGATCTTGTAGGCCTTGGCGCGGACGGGGGCGACGGAGGGGTTGTTGGAAACCCACTCGCATTTGAACCAAGAGGTGCCGAAGACGTGGGTGGGCTTGGAGGCGAGGCCGACGACGGCGAAGGTGGTGGCGCCGCCGCGGTAGGCGCCCATCTGGACGAAGAGCGCGGCGGCGCTGCCGTAGGCCCGGAAAACTCTCTTATTTGGGTCCGGTGGAGGGATAAAAACGGGAGCTTTTTGGACTGCAGGGGTGGAGTTGGAAACAGGGGGAACAGGAGAGGAGGAAAGCTTGGATTTTGAGAGTGGGAGAGTGGAGTTGGGGAGAGGGCAAGAGGAGGGGCGAGAGGAGAGGAGGGATTCGTAGGGTTGGAGTTGCCACATGGCCATGAGAAGGGTGAGAACTACAAGGGTGGCAATGAATGGCTTCACATCAAAACAGGGGAGGGGGAGTGGAGGGGAAGCTCCACCATTTCCTGCATTTCCTCCACAAACCCCATCTTTCCTCAGGTTGGGCTTCATTTCTCCCGTagactcctcttcttcttcctcttgtgGCCTTTCCCTTCCTTTATCTTGTGTGAGAGGAAGAGGAAGTGCTTTTTTTCTGGGTCTTTGTtggagggagagaggaaggaagGAGGAAGGAGGGAGAGAGGGTCGGTGAGGGGAAACAGGGATTGCTATGATGGGGGCAGAGGAGGGGGTGAGGAGAATGCCACTGGCTTTCGGAGGAATCACGAAAGAGGCTACCATTCACAACAACCGCTCACGGTTGTCCTTAAGCAcgctctttaggataacctaagaAAGAGAAGATCGCctttttctcttagaagattAACAAAAGACACGATTAGTGACGTAAATCAAAAAGTATTCCTCatcctacttttttttttttcttttgtgttgTTTATGATCCAGGTCATTGCCCTTTGATACTTGCTCCTACAAGATGCAACCAGAAGTGACAAAGCAAGATAATAATGGCAGCATGACGATATTATATTTGAAAGCAGAAAAAAGATGATGATTTGCGTATAGAAGTTTATGTGAAGTATCCCTTTTTTCCGGGGATAATgtataagtctaaatttttaactCGAACTTataataattaaatccttttagGTTGGACATGAGGAAGGCACAAACTATATTATTTTGATGCAAATGGTGAAGTAATTGATGGCGTGGAAAAACTAATTAGCCGTCCAACTATTTAATAGCTAcaatttttttgtttaataatCAACAAAAAAATGTAGAGTCCTTTTTTACGCAGCTCTATATATAACAATAGTGTTGAAACCGTCATGTTCTAATATGTTCTTTTATCAGAAATTTCGGATTCATCTTAGAGATACAATTTAAgattaaaagataattttttaatatccatgaattttagattttttttttcacaaaaagaTCAAATCCAAGTTGAGATGAGCGTAAGATCAATTTATCATGTCTCTCTATTAGCATATTTAGTTGGACAGAAATTCTAGaatcttttttaaaaagaaatctTCTATTAATGCAACCCTTCCTAAGACTTTGCATACCTTTCAAAATTGGAGAGTTTTTTTCCatggaaaaataaagaaaagccaTCAAACTCTAAGTGACTTCCCTTTTTCTTTGTTGGAAATATTTGGTCTCTAATCCCTTGCAACTTCtttctattattttttgtacatttTACTCTATTCATTAAAATTATTGCTAGGTGAAGTTTCTCATTCTCCGctttctatccaaaaaatattcaaccaattatgatttattttatttagaaattggatagagaaaaaaatcagccAAAATTAGCATAAGGGACTCGAAAATTCAGGCTTTTAATATCAATCCCAAAGCTTGACCAACCACCCGAGTTAacaaccattttttttttttttttttgtgcttcttCTCAACCAATTGGTGACAAGCGATGATACGATACATAAAAAAAACATGTAGCAAACTATATCCCACCACTTGTTTGATCATCTACAATCGATCAAATGATATCTTAATCATCGATGTTGCTAACAGTCATAACAACTTTTTATTACATCATTCCAATGAATAAATGAAAAATAAGTTATTTAATTTCTTTTCCTAATGACATCTGCTTTTGTTGAACGACATTTAGATGCGTTCTCTACGAAGGAGAAACGTAGAACAAAAGGTTGGGCCACGTTGGAACTTTGCACCGGTCAAATGGTTACCGTAAGCGGCAACCGAAGACCAGAAGAGTGGCAATATTGCAATAATCGAAAGAACAAGTCCTAAAGATCCAGGTGATGTCAGCAACAACGAGCATGTGGGGTGCTTCAACGGTCACCATTAGGTACGAAAAGGCGAAACAGACAAATACGAAAGTACCGACAAAAAATTAGACGCCTGTTGGAAGGCCATATTTGaggtaaaaatatttttgtgattaatcaaaaaatattatttactttTGCTAAACCAGTCCCTAAGATTTTAGTTTCTTTTCTGAAAAATTATACTCAGATGCCTTCAAACTTTAGTGGATAACACTTccatcctatttttttttttaaaatataatcaacacaaaaattattttactaAAGGAATATGATCCAGTCAATATCTACTCCCATGCTTttaatgaataaattaaaaaataaataaattttggaAGGAAATGTTTTAATAAATGCTCATCTCCTACCAGTATTGATCTACCATCATTCACTTTTACTGCCACGGATGATCTTCCCGACCATCCATCATTGTAGACGATCTCCTCTGTCACCGTTACAATCTTCACACTACTACTATCcacctaaaaaaaattatcttttatatttatatatataaatgatCTTGACCTCTATTAAAATGTGTAACACCAGCAATCAATTACGCATACTTCATTTATTTTAAATGCATCTATTAATgatctataatatatatatatatcttatttttaaaaatatatgcatcaccAAGTTGAAATGGTAGATTAGCTATCATTCAATTTATACATTATATGATTAGACTGTATGTACCAATAATTAAACATGTGTGGTTTAAATATATgcacaaaaatttataatatgtgAATTTTTTTCCAATATATTattatcaatttcaaaatatataaaatataaaaatatatatttataatttttaatatttataatatattatataatgtaTACATCAAATCTCATGCAATAAATTCATCACCTATTTCGAATGTGTGCATCACTACCGTAGCAATTAAGCATATATCATGAAAAtgcatatatttattttatatatgtccGATATTCTCTTCCTTTTCACTTTCTCGTAGTTGTATTCGAGAAAACATGTAAAGGATATTTTCttgtaaaattaaaaaataattaattttataagaaGCAAAGGTGAACTGGCTGTTTTTCACAAAATACCCAAACGGTATTTTGTTAATTAAAACAACaagatatttattaatttaaaaaacgCTTGATGAACTGGCGTTGGCATCGAAAGCCGAAGTTTTTGACTTGCGAGCTCATAGGGCAGGTCCGTTTCTCATGGCAGGGATGTCTTGGTAGCGAACAGGCGACCTTTTTAATGCCGAGGTGGTCGTTTgtgctttatttatttatttatcgtcTTCCCCC
The DNA window shown above is from Elaeis guineensis isolate ETL-2024a chromosome 8, EG11, whole genome shotgun sequence and carries:
- the LOC105049368 gene encoding galactan beta-1,4-galactosyltransferase GALS1; this translates as MVASFVIPPKASGILLTPSSAPIIAIPVSPHRPSLPPSSFLPLSLQQRPRKKALPLPLTQDKGRERPQEEEEEESTGEMKPNLRKDGVCGGNAGNGGASPPLPLPCFDVKPFIATLVVLTLLMAMWQLQPYESLLSSRPSSCPLPNSTLPLSKSKLSSSPVPPVSNSTPAVQKAPVFIPPPDPNKRVFRAYGSAAALFVQMGAYRGGATTFAVVGLASKPTHVFGTSWFKCEWVSNNPSVAPVRAKAYKILPDWGYGRVYTVVVVNCTFPYNPNSDNAGGKLLLHAYYSTTSRRYEKFVALEESPGSYNESHYQPPFQYEYLYCGSSLYGNLSASRMREWMAYHAHFFGPNSHFVFHDAGGIRPEVKAVLEPWVKAGRATVQDIRAQAEYDGYYYNQFLVVNDCLHRYRHAANWTFFFDVDEYLYLPEGRTLASVLDKLSGYTQFTIEQNPMSSKLCVLDPKKDHSKEWGFEKLVFRNSITGVRRDRKYAIQARKAYATGVHMSENVIGKTTHKTEDMIRYYHYHNSINVLGEPCREFIPLPPKGNVTWFEKIPYVYDDNMKRIAGTIKQFEKDTIGSIRT